A single genomic interval of Daucus carota subsp. sativus chromosome 1, DH1 v3.0, whole genome shotgun sequence harbors:
- the LOC108198418 gene encoding VAN3-binding protein-like, with product MKNSLQKGHTKETNLYHYLFEISIKAPRLFTEKMESWWPEQRQMQSDVQLPQGPTESMEFLARSWSPSALRMSKSDASPLPKLIIYPSKHSNNQSVDTSFSSFITDETSAGLGAEDSLVLSENTFSSASSATSQLVLERIMSQSETSPLSSGRLSHSSGPLSAFLLEETSGSHQVSPTQEYENVVKYLGVNNPLYANSHASGGSNTPGSKTVGRWLKERRERKREDNRAQNAQIHAAVSVAGVAAALAAIAAATATTSASRKDDQMAKTDMAVASAATLVAAQCVEAAESLGAQRDHLLSVVNSAVNVRSHGDILTLTAAAATALRGAATLKARALKEAWNIAAVIPIGKGYGVGFGQNESSARCSEEQYPEESSPGAEQYQKLLARGSELLKRTRNGDLHWKFVSVYIHRTGQVMLKMKSKHVGSTITKKKKNVVLEVHKNMSAWPGRQLLENGEQHRYFGLRTTIRGIVEFECKNDKEYEMWTRGVSRLLSVASQMNNGHKKY from the exons ATGAAAAACTCTCTTCAAAAAGGCCAcacaaaagaaacaaatttataCCACTACTTATTCGAAATTAGTATCAAAGCTCCACGTTTATTTACTGAAAAAATGGAAAGTTGGTGGCCGGAGCAGAGGCAAATGCAGAGTGATGTTCAGCTGCCCCAAGGCCCAACGGAGTCTATGGAGTTCTTAGCAAGATCATGGAGCCCCTCAGCGCTTCGAATGTCGAAATCAGACGCTTCTCCTCTTCCCAAGCTAATTATTTATCCCTCAAAACATTCGAACAACCAAAGTGTTGATACGAGTTTTAGTAGCTTCATAACAGATGAAACATCTGCTGGCCTCGGAGCAGAGGATTCGTTGGTGCTGTCGGAGAATACATTCTCGTCTGCTTCCTCTGCAACATCCCAGCTTGTGCTCGAACGCATTATGTCTCAATCT GAGACATCGCCGTTAAGTTCAGGGAGATTATCTCACAGCAGCGGACCATTGAGTGCTTTCCTCCTAGAAGAAACCTCAGGCAGTCATCAAGTTTCCCCCACACAAGAGTATGAAAACGTCGTTAAG TACTTAGGAGTAAACAATCCTCTATACGCAAACAGCCACGCTAGTGGTGGAAGTAACACGCCAGGTAGCAAGACAGTTGGAAGGTGGTTGAAGGAGAGGAGAGAAAGGAAAAGGGAAGATAACCGAGCTCAAAATGCTCAAATCCACGCGGCTGTATCAGTTGCTGGAGTGGCTGCTGCACTGGCCGCCATTGCAGCAGCCACGGCAACCACATCAGCTTCTAGAAAAGATGACCAAATGGCAAAGACTGACATGGCTGTGGCTTCAGCAGCTACATTAGTCGCTGCACAATGCGTGGAGGCTGCAGAGTCCTTAGGAGCTCAACGAGACCACCTTCTATCAGTAGTTAATTCAGCTGTTAATGTCAGATCACATGGAGATATATTGACTCTTACAGCTGCAGCTGCCACAG CTCTACGTGGAGCAGCAACCTTAAAAGCAAGAGCGTTAAAGGAAGCATGGAATATTGCAGCAGTGATCCCAATAGGGAAAGGGTATGGAGTGGGATTTGGCCAAAATGAATCAAGTGCTAGATGCTCAGAGGAGCAATATCCGGAAGAAAGTTCCCCTGGTGCAGAGCAATATCAAAAACTCCTTGCCAGAGGAAGTGAGCTTCTGAAAAGAACTCGAAATG GTGATCTCCACTGGAAATTTGTATCAGTTTACATTCACCGGACTGGGCAG GTAATGCTGAAGATGAAGAGCAAACATGTTGGCTCTACCATAaccaaaaagaagaaaa ACGTAGTGTTGGAGGTGCACAAGAACATGTCAGCATGGCCTGGAAGACAGTTGTTGGAGAATGGAGAGCAGCATCGCTACTTTGGATTAAGAACGACGATACG